CGTCTGCAAAGTGCCACAGCCGGCCGTTCAGCAGGCTGGCCTCCTGCATCTGGCCTGCCCGTAGGATCCGCACTTTCTCGAAGATGGTCAATGCCTCGGTTAGCTGCTCCTGGGACTGCATGTAGGATAAGGAGCGAGCCAAGGCCACGCCGTCTTCTACGGCCATTGCTGCACCTACCATATACCAGTTAATGAAATTGACTCTTCAGAGTGCGTGCATACTTACCCTGCGACATGTACGGCAGCATTGCATGAGCCGCATCGCCCAGAATGACCAACTTACCCCTCGTCCAGCGAGTAAGCAAGGAACCACTCATTAAGGGCCATTTAATCGTCTTCTCCACCATACCAATGATCTTGGTAAGCCTGTGGGTACTCATGAGTAAAGAACGTTTAAACATACAAGAAATGACTCACACGGAGTCCCATCCCTGGAACTCAGTTTTCATGGCCTGTAAGGCTGTCTGGGCGTCCCACGTGGCTGGGTCGGAGGTATCTGGGTGTGAGAGAACCATGTTGAAGGCTCTGCCCGCGCCAATCGTATATGTCATAACATGTCTGGAGTCGCCGATCCTGTGGTCTGGCGTGAGCATAGAGAAATCATGACGGAGAGGCAGGTGAGGACATCTTACCAAATATTGAGTGCAGGCCGTTCCAGAATCCATGATACTTCGGGGTCATTTCGCATCCGGTTTACGTCCACGACGGCCCGATACGCAGCGAAGCCGGGCTTTTGGAAAGGCATCCTCTTACCATCAAGGATTATATTCCGAGCCACTGACTTGATACCTGTCATCCTCTTAGCTCGCATGATTATGTAGAAGCATAGTAGTGGAGGACAAACCGTCCACCGCGACGACAAGGTCTCCGGTATGTCTTGTGCCATCATGCAGTGTGATGCTGCCCAGCACAGAATCGTAATCGACAACTCTCGCTCCCAGCCTGATCTCAATACCCATGTCCTCAGCTTTCTGGCACAGTGCCGAATGAAAGTCGGCCCTATGAATCACATAGTAGGGCGCGTGGAAATTGTCAATAAAGTCCGGAATCAGTCTAGTCTTTCCTATAACCTTTCCATTCTGCCACCGACGAAAGGAGATAGACTCTGGCGTGGTGACGTAAGGCTTAAGGTAAGACTCTAGCCCGAGTTTGAATAAGATACGCGCTGAGTTGGATGGGATTTGAATTCCCGCACCCACTTCCCCGAGTACTGCTGTCTGCTCGTAAATGGTGACCTTGTGGCCAGCCTGGGTGAGAGCGATAGCTGTGACCAGCCCTCCGAGACCCGCCCCGACAACAAGGATATTCAATGCTGGCGGCCCAGAGGTAGGGTTGGGAAGAGTGGGAAGGGTGCCATCCAGGGTCTTCGCAAACTGGAGGCAGTTACTGGGGTAGGTCGGCATCTGTTCATCGGTCAGAAAATATGGCCCATGTCGATTGCGAACCCACTGACCATGAGTGGCCGTTGACTGGGAGCCGCCCCCGGCCCTTCGCTGGAAACCATGGTAGAAATTGTACGGAGAGGAGAAGTGGCTCTATCGTGTAACGCGAAAGATGCGGCACGTGCTGCAAGCCACCCCTAGGTAGCCTCTTTAAAGTTGTTGAGGATGGTCGGGCTATATGGCCCAGCCGATCTATCCCCACTATCTCTTACTCCCCGACCTACCCCCGATTGACAAAGCAATCCGACATTTGCTTGTATCATGAGAATAGGTTCTGAAGCGAATGCAGTTATGgtaaatctttataataagAACGCCACTAGTTGACTCGGAGGAACtacctttccctttttcttaaGTGTCTGATTTCTGTGGCGTACTCTCTCTACAAAATACCATTTATCCCATTCACGATGGTTCCTTCCATGGATAACACACTTGCCCAGAGTACAGACAGCGCGGCTCAACTGCTGCGGGATCTAGAGGATAGCAAAACCATGCCCCTGTGGACCCAGATGACAAGGCTGAACCCCCCGGAGCCCAATCCCACCGCCGTGCCCTTTGTGTGGAAGTATGACAACATTCGCCCGAACTTGCTGCGTGCTGGTCACCTGGTCACTGAAAAGCAAGCAGAGAGGAGAGTCCTGATGTTGGTGAATCCTGCTCGAGGTATGTGCCCCCTGGGATGCTTTGGTGGGTAGCCGGGCCCGTTAATGACCAAGTAGATGCTCCCTACACCACCGATACACTCTACGCCGGCCTGCAACTGGTTATGCCGAATGAGACCGCTCCAGCCCACCGACACACGGCCTTTGCGATGCGCTATATCATTGAAGGCAACGGGGGCTTCACGGCGGTGCATGGCAGACGCATTCGCATGCAGAAGGGCGATGTTATCCTGACACCCGTTTGGAACTACCATGATCATGGCAAGGATGGCAGTGGCCCAATGATATGGCTAGACGGCCTGGATCTACCCAACTTCCGACACTTCCCGGTCCATTTTGTAGAGCACTTCAGCAAGCCCCGCTACCCGGCGGAGGATGTCGATACGTCTGCGTCCCCCATCGTTTTCCCCTGGAACCAAATGAAGGAGAGGCTGGACGAGACGGAGGGCAATTGGGCTACCCAGCGCTATCTGAAAGCTGATGGTCGAGAAGGTAAGCATCCCCAATACCAGGGCCGCTCCGCCCGGTTGGGCTAACGAGGGGAATGAGTAGTGAGTCGTGTTCTGGGCGGCTGCGCAGAAAGGCTGGATGCGGCCACCTCGTCTCCACGCCGGCAAGACACCCTGTCAGCCGTTTATCATGTCATTACCGGCGAGGGTCACTCAGAGGTGGGCGGCCAGACGTTGGAGTGGAAGGCGGGAGACACCTTCTGTGTACCCTCCTGGTACCCCTACCAGCATTTTGCTGATGCGGGAGAGACGGTGTATCTCTACCGCTTCGACGACAAGCCGATGATCACGGCACTGGGATTTTATCGGTCGGTAGCGGATGATACCGAGACATTGGTCTCGGACTGACAGTGACTGAAGGGCAGAGTTCGTGTATCGCAGTCGTGTATTGACTTCTAGTTTGTGAGTTATGCAAACTTGTGTAATTTGTCATCTAAACATAATCCGATATTATGCGGTTCATAAATGTGCACATATGGATCATTGGGCCAACTTAAGTTCCGATCTTTCCCCGACTTACGCGGCTACCGTTCCATGCCATGCCCTCTACTCCCAGTTCCCAGTCCCATCCATAGCCACTGCACGGCCTGGTAAAGATAGCTGTAGCAAAGTCAAGTCATAGATAGCATTAGCCCCCCTACCATGGAGCTACCATCAGATCAAGCCACTCTCCAAGGCCCACCGAGCAAACGTCGCCGTGTGGCTCTGGCATGCGATATATGTCGCACGCGAAAGTCCAGGGTGGGCATCCAATGATTACAAACGAGCAAATCCACTAATCCTTGTGTTCCTAGTGTGATGGCATCCGGCCCCAGTGTGGCATGTGCAAAGATCTAGGGTTTGAATGTGTCTATACCCCGGCAGTCACCGCCACCAATGTGATCGTGCAAAAGGAGTGAGCATCGGCGTATTTCATCCCCGTTGATGCATGTACTAATCGGTCCCGAGCTACCTCCAAAATCTGGAATCGCGGATGAAGTCACTCGAGGATAACCTCAGCACCATGCGGTCAGACATGACGCGGCTGGCGGCGCACATGAGCAGCAAAAGCCCACCCAGCGACGGTCAACCAGAGCCCTGCCATCAGCCAGTGGTCGATCTAGCAGGACCCGAGGATCCCACGGACGCCATGGGTGCGGTGACCTTCGCGGATGAGGAAGAGTGCGGGTATTTTGGTGCGGTGATTCATCTGCAATCCGTTCAAATGTAGGCTAATGAGGAACTGCTGCAGGCCCGTCATCGAACATCGCCTTTTTGCGGCATCTGTCCCGTGCAGTGTCGCACAGTGAAAGCAATCAACAGGAAATCAGCTCTCCCCGGATGGATAAAATTGCCTATGATGGCGGTTTCGTCAGCGCCACCCGGCCTCCATCGCCGGTATCTGGCCGCACGCCCACGGCTGTCCATGCTGGGCTCGCGACGGATCCTCTCTTGCCGTCATCCGAAGAGACGTTGCAATTGATTCGCCGGTACTTTTACGATACGGGTTTGCTGTTCCCTTACATCCACCCTCCGACCTTCTTCGAGACCTATCACCAATTCAAAAACAATGCCAAGAAAGTACGCCGAACCTGGCTCGGCTTGCTGAACATCATGTTAGCCATGGCCAAAGTTACCGCCGTATCCGCCCGTGCCCAGGCTGAACTGCGAATCAAAGAGTCCACCCGCTACTATCGGCAGGCTCTTAATTTGTGCCGGGGCGAGATTCTGCGAGGGACGACTTTAGAGGTCGGTGGGTTGGCGCACATTGTCTATTTACTTAGCGCGGCAGCAAGATTAACATTCCCGTAGTGCAGTATCTCCTGCTCATGGGCCAGTATCTCCAGGGGACGCAGAAATCCGTCCAGGCGTGGACCGTACACGGACTCGCCGTCAAGGCCGCGTTGCAGCTCGGACTACATTCGAAAGATGCCTCCCAGGCGTTCCCGCCTCTCGAGCGCGAGATACGAAAAAGGGCGTGGTTTGCCTGTGTCGTATTAGATCGGTACACGACCCTCTATAAATTGTCGATTGTAGTTCCCGACTGATTGCTCCCTAGAACTTTGAGTATGACCTTTGGACGACCGCCTGCGATCCCTGACAATTATGTTCAGCTGGACCTGCCGATCGTCCCAAGCATCAGCGAGGGTCAACCAGTCGTCGATGATGAGACCACTCGTCAGAGcgtctatttttttaatcaCACTATGTTGGTGGACACCACACCTTCCCCGTTTGACTGTCAGCGCAACTAATCGTGGCTAGAACCTTGTATAAGCAAATGGGCAACATCATTGACCGGATTTACGGCCAGAATTTGGGTTGTGAACCTAGCCTGTCAGTTGGTGAGACAATGGGCCGACTGCTGTCGATCGAGAACCAGCTGCTCTCGTGGGTTATGGCGCTTCCGAACAACCTTCGTCAATTATCGTTGCAGGACTTACGCAAGGAAGTTGGGCAATCGGACTCCCAGCCGCGGCTGTTTCCCCTGAAGTTTCGGGTAATCCTCACACTGCGATATCTCCACATCCAGATCTTGCTGCATCGGCCCATTCTAGTCAAATTTCTTGATGCTAGTCACGCGTTCGGTCTGGAACCCGGCGAGGAGCGGGTTTTAAATGAAATTGGCTATAGTAGCATGAAGAAGTGCGTCGAATCGGCCATGGGTATTATCGACATGATCCACGAGCTAGTCTGTGCGACAGGGTGGCAGCGCGATCTTCTTGGGGCGTGGTGGTACTCTCTTTATTACAGTAAGTTGCCCTCCTTGGCTTTCCTTTGGATTTGCGAGTATCTCATCACTTTGTCTCCCGGGATAGCCTTCAATGCGGCACTGGTCATTATCGGGGCCACCTGGGTACAGCGCACAAGGCAGTCGGTCCGAGATTTCCCGTCACATCAGCTTGCTAACATCGAGCTCTATCCTGGTCGCGCCGTCGCAACTTTGCGTCAACTGGATATGGGTAATCGGATGGTAGATCGCTGCAGGTACTACCTTGAGCAGCTGATATCCATCCTCCATTTAGAGCGTAAGGGCTCTGTTCACTCTGTCGACTCGATAACGCTAATCAGATTACACAGCGGAGGATTCAACCGACACGGCCCCCATTGACCTTGACCTGGCCGCCATGGGCAGCTCCACCACGGACGGTAACTTTCCATCGTTTGGCATTGAATGTGGAGAATTCATGTTGGATGACTTGTTTATAAATATCACACAGGGTCCGGCATTGGAACGTTGGTAGGCTGCGCCATCATCGACCACACCTCAGTCTTATTCATAAGCAGGGAAGGAAGGCTCTGGAACATTTCTTCGCTGTCTCGTTGGAGGCAAGGCTTGAGAGCTTGGTATCGTTTACTCTTGGGTGAcctcctctttcccttttcaaGAGCCCATACACCAATAACCAccgcccccccccccccctccccccttTCTCTCGCTGAGTGGTCAATGTCATGCAGCCTTAGAAGAGCTAGTAACAAGCTGCCAATCGTTAGTAAAGGGAGCCAGTTGTCAAATTGCTGTGCCGTATTTCGGTGTCGTGACTGTTAATCGCAAATGTGATGACGGTGTTGTAAGAGAAGATGAGACCTGGGAAGACAATCCGACTGGCTTAGACATGTCCGAGCCAGTAACTACAGACGCGGAGCAATATAATCTACCAATCTCGTTTGACGACCTATTATTTTCATATGTTGGTCCGTGGATGGTTCCTCATCCGATGTATCCAGACTTGGCTGTGGATCAGGTTGATGCACGGTTGAACTGGGTGTTAGAGCTCCACTGCAGCGGTAATTTCCGAGAATAACTCCTTACTTCGAAGAATGTACTTCACATTGAAAGGTATGTAATATCTTGTCTTTTGCCTACTGTCGAGGATCACAGCGAATGGTAGcgtatgtttttttttttttttttttgatcGGCACGGAGGCTAGCCAACCTAATGCCAGCTAGCCTCGGTACGTTCATACAAGGGGGCGCATGGGAGTGGGTTTAGCTGAATGCGTGAGAGGAAGCGATGAAATGGGGATGATGTGTCTTTAGGGTATCCACATTCAGGTGATCAGCATCTTTGATTTGTCGCTCGGGCCGCCACAGCAACCAAATTAGATGGAGTGCTTCATGTTCGCAGGATAATAAATTGATCGGCGTTCTAAGGTTCTAAAAGTTTCCGGACGCCATCCAAGTGTTCGGGTCATGTAATAGCTTCTTCACCTCTATCGTGACACCTTCAACGAGAGTGAACCTCCGCCACAGATGCAAGGGGTTGACTTAAGGGAGAACCTACAAGTCGAATCTGATTGACCCCCTGCTATTCAGTAAATTCTTTTACTACATTAAACCAAAGATCGTCTCGGAATGACACTTCCCATGTAGGTGTTCGTTTCGGCGTTCTTGCGGCTGAGGGCGATATAAGAGAAAAGCCAATTAGGGCAGCGGAGGTCCGGCTGAGCTGAAGGCATTCGGATCCACCGCGGGTCGGATGcataattttctttctctcgtTGGTCCGACAGGGATGATCGGATTTGGGGATTGCCTCGTTTAGCGACTACAAATTAATGAACTTGAACTATTGACCTGCTGATCCCCTGCTGCATGGGCCAGCCTTACTATTTGTCATTGATCCACGCTAAATTCCAGGCATGTTTCTCGTATTATAAGACAAGAGGGCTGCCAAATTCCCGGATTCAAAGACAGAAAGATTATCGTCCAGTTACCCATCGCCAGCGACTCGAGACCATGGCGAGCGAAAAGCAGCTGCCTTGGGGTTACCGATGGCGCTCATCCCgaaccttcatcatctcgACGATTATCATCGCCTTGTTTGCTGGTATTTTTCCATTGGCGTTGTAGCTCTAATGGTGGCAAATATCCTAACAGCTCTTCGCCAGAAACATTCCTGTATGGCTTCGTGGTTCCGATCTTGAGCTTTATGCTCGAATCTCGTCTTAACATGGATCCATCCAAGACCCAGCGGATGACCACCGCCGTCCTGACCGTGCATGGCTTCGTGTCTCTGATCTTCGCGCCCGTCATTGCCCATTTTGCGGATAAGACGCCCAACCGCAAGGCCCCGCTCCTGATCGCTCTTGCAGGATGCGTCGCAGGTACTCTTTTAGTAGCCTCCACTTTTTCCAGTATGTGCATCTATCAAATCTTGTAATCAAACTTTCATGCAACTCACCATCGAACAGTTGAGGCGCTTTTTGTCGGTCGGATCCTGCAAGCAGTGGCCGGCAGCGCCACGTGGATTATAGGGTTTGCCACCTTGACTGACAATGTCGATCTGGACCATATGGGCAAAGCCATGGGAACGGCCATGGCTTTTGTGACAGCCGGCCAGCTCAGTGGTCCTATCGTCGCGGGTGCGCTGCTGGAGTGGGTGGGATACTGGCCGACTTGGAGCGCTCCTCTGCTAGTGCTCTGCCTGGATATCATCGCACGTCGACTGATGATCGAAAGGCGAGAATTACCGCTTGATGACCGACCCCGTTCCCCAAAGCTGGCCGCTCCTCACGACCCAGAAGAGAGCGAAAGGGCACCGCTGCTTCCATCAACCCCTACCAACGAGTCCCCAGACTATAATGCGGTCCCCACGGAGGCTGAGCAGGTTGGACCATCTCGCTCTTTTTACCGCATCATGATAGGTGATATTGGCGTTGTAGCCAGCGTTGCAAACACGCTTATTTTTGCAACTCTCATCTCCGCTTTCGATGCCACCCTCCCCCTTCATCTGCGCGACACTTTTCACTGGAATACCCTCTCCGTGGGcatgattttcctttctctccagGTTCCCTCTATGTGTCTTGGCCCTTTGGTCGGGTGGCTTCGCGATCGCGCTGGTGCCCGCTGGCCGGTGACGATCGGCTGGGCGCTGTCGGCCCCATTGCTGTGGCTTTTAGGTGTTCCTGGCGAGAAGATGTTTC
This Aspergillus flavus chromosome 1, complete sequence DNA region includes the following protein-coding sequences:
- a CDS encoding C6 transcription factor; the protein is MELPSDQATLQGPPSKRRRVALACDICRTRKSRCDGIRPQCGMCKDLGFECVYTPAVTATNVIVQKDYLQNLESRMKSLEDNLSTMRSDMTRLAAHMSSKSPPSDGQPEPCHQPVVDLAGPEDPTDAMGAVTFADEEECGYFGPSSNIAFLRHLSRAVSHSESNQQEISSPRMDKIAYDGGFVSATRPPSPVSGRTPTAVHAGLATDPLLPSSEETLQLIRRYFYDTGLLFPYIHPPTFFETYHQFKNNAKKVRRTWLGLLNIMLAMAKVTAVSARAQAELRIKESTRYYRQALNLCRGEILRGTTLEVVQYLLLMGQYLQGTQKSVQAWTVHGLAVKAALQLGLHSKDASQAFPPLEREIRKRAWFACVVLDRTLSMTFGRPPAIPDNYVQLDLPIVPSISEGQPVVDDETTRQSVYFFNHTITLYKQMGNIIDRIYGQNLGCEPSLSVGETMGRLLSIENQLLSWVMALPNNLRQLSLQDLRKEVGQSDSQPRLFPLKFRVILTLRYLHIQILLHRPILVKFLDASHAFGLEPGEERVLNEIGYSSMKKCVESAMGIIDMIHELVCATGWQRDLLGAWWYSLYYTFNAALVIIGATWVQRTRQSVRDFPSHQLANIELYPGRAVATLRQLDMGNRMVDRCRYYLEQLISILHLEPEDSTDTAPIDLDLAAMGSSTTDGNFPSFGIECGEFMLDDLFINITQGPALERW
- a CDS encoding salicylate hydroxylase, translated to MVSSEGPGAAPSQRPLMMPTYPSNCLQFAKTLDGTLPTLPNPTSGPPALNILVVGAGLGGLVTAIALTQAGHKVTIYEQTAVLGEVGAGIQIPSNSARILFKLGLESYLKPYVTTPESISFRRWQNGKVIGKTRLIPDFIDNFHAPYYVIHRADFHSALCQKAEDMGIEIRLGARVVDYDSVLGSITLHDGTRHTGDLVVAVDGIKSVARNIILDGKRMPFQKPGFAAYRAVVDVNRMRNDPEVSWILERPALNIWIGDSRHVMTYTIGAGRAFNMVLSHPDTSDPATWDAQTALQAMKTEFQGWDSVLTKIIGMVEKTIKWPLMSGSLLTRWTRGKLVILGDAAHAMLPYMSQGAAMAVEDGVALARSLSYMQSQEQLTEALTIFEKVRILRAGQMQEASLLNGRLWHFADGPLQEARDAAMAPEVEGLSFSHSPNQWSDPATQMWCYGYEAEREIDQAWAEREGSRKK
- a CDS encoding gentisate 1,2-dioxygenase, whose product is MVPSMDNTLAQSTDSAAQLLRDLEDSKTMPLWTQMTRLNPPEPNPTAVPFVWKYDNIRPNLLRAGHLVTEKQAERRVLMLVNPARDAPYTTDTLYAGLQLVMPNETAPAHRHTAFAMRYIIEGNGGFTAVHGRRIRMQKGDVILTPVWNYHDHGKDGSGPMIWLDGLDLPNFRHFPVHFVEHFSKPRYPAEDVDTSASPIVFPWNQMKERLDETEGNWATQRYLKADGREVSRVLGGCAERLDAATSSPRRQDTLSAVYHVITGEGHSEVGGQTLEWKAGDTFCVPSWYPYQHFADAGETVYLYRFDDKPMITALGFYRSVADDTETLVSD
- a CDS encoding major facilitator superfamily domain-containing protein, whose amino-acid sequence is MASEKQLPWGYRWRSSRTFIISTIIIALFAETFLYGFVVPILSFMLESRLNMDPSKTQRMTTAVLTVHGFVSLIFAPVIAHFADKTPNRKAPLLIALAGCVAGTLLVASTFSIEALFVGRILQAVAGSATWIIGFATLTDNVDLDHMGKAMGTAMAFVTAGQLSGPIVAGALLEWVGYWPTWSAPLLVLCLDIIARRLMIERRELPLDDRPRSPKLAAPHDPEESERAPLLPSTPTNESPDYNAVPTEAEQVGPSRSFYRIMIGDIGVVASVANTLIFATLISAFDATLPLHLRDTFHWNTLSVGMIFLSLQVPSMCLGPLVGWLRDRAGARWPVTIGWALSAPLLWLLGVPGEKMFPWASPETNGEAIFITGLVTIGIVFTLIRGAGTMQLVAATKDMEAKNPKIFGEFGGSSRVSSLAEVAFSLGSMLGPLISGTLSETVGYFYMNLVMGAICLPVALSCFLFFTV